The genomic stretch gtgccattccgcctggtcccctctgctgaatagccccccgaaagactatgaccccacggtccgggtcggcatcttctgcctccataaagatggccgccggagctggccacggctgcgcagtccgcatagccgctactgcggctgcgcagctctagggccaaccctccgatccccgctgcctgttacgtgatcggggggttggccctagagctgcgcagccgcagtagcggctatgcggactgcacagccgtggccagctccggcggccatctttatggaggcagaagatgccgacccggaccgtggggtcgcagcctttcggggggctattcagcagaggggactaggcggaacggcacggagggcgcggacggtgtcCTCCGTGCCCTACAAAGtcatgaaggtagctaactttttttatgttttgggcccggattttggcctcggaagtcctttaaaataactccagagttaaagataggctgttaattaactacatgtgaaaataactaaagaggaggtaaattaactacagaggaggtaacgtaaggaatgaagagataagataactctctcactgtgtggaggtaagttttctcttgccttattagcattcaggaaacattttacctcaggcaaacctaaagttagctCTTCCGTCTTTAGGTTAAATCTTCAatacttaaaataactccagagttaaagacaggctgttaattaactgtgtgtgaaaataactacagaggaggtaacttaactacagaggaggtaacttaaggaatgaagagataagataactctctcactgtgtggaggctcAGAGGCACATCTCTAAACACACCTACTGGGCAAGATACTCctccagtgaaataaaaaaaaagaacactgctgtggcagtttgccaggaataAGGTGAGAACAGGGCAAGATGTGCATCTTGGGAACCTATAAGCACAGAGGTTTTGGTGCCATAAACGCCAACCCTCTGCCAAACCCACAAATCCCCATGCaaattctcccacctgagctacTCCCCATTCCTTGGTTGACCTGGCCATCACCCCTCCCCCACTTCATCCACCCAATGTACCAGCCCTCGTTATCCTGGAGCTGCGCTAACATCACCATCCAAAAGCATgtaggggttaattcactaaaacaaatagtgtgccttatgagagttaacgtgccttatcagagtagcatcgtgagcgctacaaacttttgcctgctaattggctccactcgtcctgccctgagcccctgcgggtccaatcactttaaaggacattatccctgcactatgCTGCAGTTTACCGTATGGCACATTACTGTGCATGGCACATCTATAGCGATCGCAGGAACACGGTTGCTGCATCGCATTCGGAAACGGACACGACGTCcaagtggaaataggcccaaagtaaaatcataattttaaaaatgtgctTCAGTGCACTGTTCTATAACCCATCATCATCATATATAAATTCTGTCTTTACACATTATTGCCTGTCCCTGCATGCCACATCAAAGCTTTGGTAAGGTTGCTCTTTTATTACATGCCTAACTTAATTCACATTAAAAATGAATTACTGGCTATGCTGTAATGCAAACATGCTGGATtgcttttgtgagtcaaatctctCCGGGGAGGACCAAGGTGGAGTACAGTCTAATGATGTCTCCTCACCATCGCTGTTTGCTTGGAGAATCGATCTCCTTGGGGTTTTCATCAACTCCTCATATAGGGGCCGAGATTCATCACCATTACtctatatatactgtgtaaagaGTACATATGCTGAAAAGCAGGTGCATTTTTCCTGACTTCACCTAGAAACAAGGTCTTTTGGAAGGCATGTTGCAAGCCAAAGGGAGGAAGCAGTGGAGTCCAGTGAAACGCGTCGTGCAGCGCAAGTTAGTGAACTCCCCGTGACCCTGTCTGCTTGCTGGGGTGCTGAAGTGTACGTCTCTGTGCGCTTGCTGGGGTGCTGAAGTGTACGTGTCCCTGTCTGCTTGCTGGGGTGCTGAAGTGTACATGtccctgttctcttgctggggtgcTGAAGTGTACGTGTCCCTGTTCTCTTGATGGGGTGCTGAAGTGTACATGTCTCTGTCCGCTTGCTGGGGTGCTGAAGTGTACGTGTCTCTGTCCGCTTGCTGGGGTGCTGAAGTGTACGTGTCTCTGTCCGCTTGCTGGGGTGCTGAAGTGTACGTGTCCCTGTCTGCATGCTGGGGTGCTGAAGTGTACGTGTCTCTTTCTGCATGCTGGGGTGCTGAAGTGTACATGTCCCTGTTCTCTTGATGGGGTGCTGAAGTGTACATGTCTCTGTCCACTTGCTGGGGTGCTGAAGTGTACGTGTCTCTGTCCGCTTGCTGGGGTGCTGAAGTGTACATGTCTCTGTCCGCTTGCTGGGGTGCTGAGATGTACGTGTCCCTGTCCACTTGCTGGGGTGCTGAAGTGTATGTGTCCCTGTCCGCTTGCTGGGGTGCTGAAGTGTGCATGTCCCTTTCCGCTTGCTGGGGTGCTGAAGTGTACCTGTCCCTGTTCTCTTGCAGGGTAAtaagtgtgtgtgtccctgtgcgcTTGATGGGGTGCTGAAGTGTACATGTCACTGTCCGcttgctgtggtgctgaagtgtacATGTCTCTGTCAACTTGCTGGGGTGCTGAAGTGTACGTGTCTCTGTCCACTTCCTGAAGTGCTGAAGTGTACGTGTCTCTGTCTGCTTGCTGGGGTGCTGAAGTGTACGTGTCCCTGTCCGCTTGCTGGGGTGCTGAAGTGTACGTGTCTCTGTCCACTTGCTGGGGTGCTGAAGTGTACGTGTCTCTGTCCACTTGCTGGGGTGCTGAAGTGTACATGTCCCTGTCCGCTTGCTGGGGTGCTGAAGTGTACGTGTCCCTGTCCACTTGCTGGGGTGCTGAAGTGTACATGTCTCTGTCCGCTTGCTGGGGTGCTGAAGTGTACATGTCTCTGTCCGCTTGCTGGGGTGCTGAAGTGTACGTGTCTCTGTTCGCTTGCTGGGATGCTTAAGTGTGCGTGTCTCTGTCCGCCTGCTGGGGTGCTGAAGTGTACATGTCCCTGTCCACTAGCTGGGGTGCTGAAGTGTACGTGTCCCTGTCCACTTGCTGGGGTGCTGAAGTGTACATGTCTCTGTCTGCTTGCTGGGGTGCTGAAGTGTACATGTCTCTGTCCGCTTGCTGGGGTGCTGAAGTGTACATGTCTCTGTCTGCTTGCTGGGGTGCTGAAGTGTACGTGTCTCTGTTCGCTTGCTgggatgcttaaagagactccgtaacaaaaattacatcctgttttttatcatcctacaagttccaaaagctattctaatgtgttctggcttactgcagcacgttctactatcaccatctctgtaataaatcaacttatctctctcttgtcagacttgtcagcctgtgtctggaaggctgccaagttcttcaaggttgtggttctgtgatgcatctcccccctcctggcccctctatgcacactgcctgtgtataatgatctcttgagatacaaaaggaatgctgtatacagcctgcttgtgtatgaatgtattttctatgtgtggacatactgtacatcaacctacttcctgttttggtggccattttgtttgtttataaacacactttttaaaactgtttttaaccacttttaatgcggtggggagtggcgaaattgtgacagagggtaataggagatgtcccctaacgcactggtatgtttacttttgtgcgattttaacaatacagattctctttaagtgtacgtGTCTCTGTCCGCTTGCTGGGGTGCTGAAGTGTACATGTCCCTGTCCACTTGCTGGGGTGCTGAAGTGTACGTGTCCCTGTTCGCTTGCTGGGGTGCTGAAGTGTACCTTTCCCTGTCCGCTTGCTGGGGTGCTGAAGTGTCCGTGTCTCCAGTGCCTTCCTGCTAGGGTTGGTCGGAAATGCcattttccgattccgcggtaaatccgcattccgccattgccaattaccgattctacTTTCCGCTAcagatttccgcattccaatgcggaatttccgccggaaatcgcggaaattctacccgactttaacatcgattttctcaaaaactataacttctttttgaaaactttttttttgcatcttgttcataagattctgtttaataaaccctgaaaatgtggtgtttctaggacttacgggggctttgctattaaccgctaaattcggcggatttttactgtaatgcaaaatgcagaaaatagggagatgcggattttctgcattttacattacagtaaaaatcagccgaatttagcggttaatagcaaagcccccttaggtcctagaaacaccaaattttcagggtttattaaacagaatcttgtgaacaagatgcaaaagttttcaaaaaagaccttatagtttttgagaaaattgatgttaaagtcgggtggaatttccgcgatttccggcggaaatccgcctaccgcacttgcattaccgatttccgcattccgatgcggaaatgcaatttccgatcggaatttcggaaattgcatttccgcggaatccgaatgagcatccctacttcctGCATCCTCCTCAAGAACCCTCGATCCAGCGTTGGAACCCTCTGGAAGTTTGCAACTGCTGAACCCTCCATGAACAAGCGCACCTGCACTGCTCAGGCACAGACACTCTGGCCAAATGAAAAAGCCAAGCTGGAGAGACCTCGTGGTACAGCGCAGGCATGAAGCTCATTCATGGATGGGAGAGCAGTCAAAAACTTGCAGAGGGtcccaacttttccatcacttttgtgtccagaaacagtctttgtaggttttaaaatttgcctgcctattgaagtctatggtggttcgccagattcgcctgttcgctaacatttgcggaagttcaaatTCACCATTTCgcaaacagaaaattctatgtttgcaacAACTCTAGTAAAGTGTACCGCAACACAATGTCGTTTGGCAGATTTTAAAAAACAATCAtcctttaaatttttttaaaatcaattttctcaaaaaccacagaATCAAATTCAGCATTTTTGCATAATTACGCATAATCTTGCAATTACGGAATATAATTACATTTATACGCAAAATAATTATGAGTTTGCCAGAAATTTTGCATTAtaattgcaaatttcaatgcaaaattacgaCTCTGTGAAATTTGAGCTCAACACTAATGGGTGACAAGTATCATGTTCATCATTATCCATGGTCAGTGAGAAATAAGAATGCCCCTCTTGGCTAACCATACGCATATTGTTATTCAACAAACTTTATTATTCATTCAATTATACAGAGTTAGGGGGTTAGGAGGCCTTTACAACTTACAAGCTTCCCTCACAAAAGTAATTAGGTAAGTGCATTTATATTGGCAATCTAGTAACCTTACACTGTCCCAAGAGCACCTTCATCATTCAAATACTATTGAAGAATCATCAAATAATGAATAATCGTTGATGTCACTTTTTTCCTATATTATctcaaagcaaatctgaagtgaaaataaacgtatatgataatgaattgtaggtgtactattgatagtattcctgataataaacagaacattagtagcaaagaaaagtatattttctttgctactaaatttCAGTtgcatagctttatttataacattgcattatactGTCATATTTCCAGTTTAGAATccacatgcattttaaagggaaggttcacggtggggagaaaaaaaaataaaaatgcacatccacttacctggggcttcctccagcccatgggaggcaggacgtgccctcgccgccgctccacaagCTCCCGGTCGCCTCTGGTGgcacacccgacctggccaggccagctgccaggtcaggatcttctgcgctccaaaatgtgcttccgggctgtactgcgcaggagcagtagttctgcgcctgcgcagtacagcccggaagacgtccgatgacgtcagcgcgcccgcgttaggcgcattttggagcgcagaagagcccgacctggcagccggcctggccaggtcgggagtGCCACCAGAGGCGACCCGGAGcttgtggagcggcggcgagggcacgtcctgcctcccacgggctggaggaagccctaggtaagtggatgtgcatttttattttttttccccccaccgcggatcttccctttaaagcaagtttgaagtgagaataaaaataaacagatacttactcacctatggagaggaaggCCGCGGGTCCTATAgtgccttcccattctcctctcCCAGTGTTCGCATTCCTCCACAGGCTCCTCTGTTTCAATCTCccgctgattagagagagatttgtctcttggtcaaatcttcccatcatcgctagatgtatggttaccgttacagtttcctggctgtttatgcgcttcagaaaacaggactgagtttgATCAAGTTGACCGACTAGCTCAgaggagctcttttgcatagataacaacttaagTTTTTTTAACTTACTTCTAGCACACCCAttcagactattttctttgcgacCACTGATCTTtttcttatccgtactacacatacaataagtttattttcacttcagatttgcgttAACACTCTAAAACTTTTAAAtagttaggcaaaaaaaaaaaggtttaaaatatttttttttagttatgtaGGATGATGTGATTAGTCAGTCATGACTTAATCTCTGGTCTGGACTGGAAGAAAGAAATTGCAGGATATGTCCAACATTAACACCACCTTTCTTCTTCTTGGTTTGATGGAGATGGATAAGCAAAATGTACTCTATTTCTCCATTTGTACAAtagtctatttatttattttggcaaTCAATGGCGTAATCACATTGGTGATCGTGAAGGAGAGGAGCCTCCATGAACCCATGTACATTCTGATTGCCAGCCTAATCCTCAATGAGATTTTTGGTAGCTCCTCATTTTTCCCAAAACTAATACTTGACTTGATCATTTCTTCAAAGACTATCTCTCGTATTAATTGTCTCATTCAAACTCTTTGTGTTTCCCTTTTTGCACTCTTTGAAATGAGCACATTTTCCCTCATGGCCTGTGACCGTTATTTGGCTATATGCCACCCTCTGCACTACGTCAGATTGATGACAACTGAGAAGGTTGTGAAGCTAATCACTGGATCTTGGGTGATGACCTTGGTAATTCTTCTTGTTGCCCTTCTTTTGACAGAGGCCCTTCCTCTGTGTggagataaaataaataatattttttgtGAGAACATGTCCCTTGTGGTCCTCTCCTGTACAGACTCTACCACTAGCCGTGTCTTTTCAATCACGATATTCCTCATCTACCTGGTCTTCACAGTTTTGGTCaccattttttcctatttaagGATATTTGTTGTCTGTCAGAGACTCTCCAAAGAGTCTCAACAGAAAGCTGTCCATACTCTTGTGACCCATCTACTTAACTTTTCTGTCTTTTTGATTGGACTTCTTTTCGTTGTTCTCAGATATAGACTGGGAAATGTTGAAATTTCCCTGACTGCCCATGTTCTCCTCTCTGCAACACCTCTGGTGTTCCCACCACTATGCAACCCTCTTATCTATGGAATACGGACCCAagccctgaaaataaaagtcgtcCAATATTTGTGGAAGGCACATTCTGGCCAAACATGGATGAAATGTTGTTTGCAGGCATCAAATATGTTTAATAAAAGTGGCAAACAAAAAAAACGATTTGGACAAATGAACTGTAACCAGTAACATACACAGAAACTAGTAGTATGTTCTCCCATGTGTTCCATAATTTGGTAAATTGCTTATCTGAGTAACAAAGAGGGCTTTAACTTTTAATTTCTTAACGTAACTGTTTAtttcttaacttttttttattcgtTTGAAAGGTTTTTAATATCTTACCAACTTAAATAAAATTATAGTTTAAAAGTGTGCCACATTTTCTCAGGATTCCATTGTCTAATAGAAAATTTTAAAGATCACATcaataggatggtagaaaaaaaaatctat from Hyperolius riggenbachi isolate aHypRig1 chromosome 2, aHypRig1.pri, whole genome shotgun sequence encodes the following:
- the LOC137544729 gene encoding olfactory receptor 4B13-like gives rise to the protein MQKVMVFGIGLMGKLHAVSIIPYVQMRSYWLSGSGCLDLRLPFVTLPLKEEVIGAPPGPIREAPVASSARGRDQGQKPDIQTDVVVSFNEQTKVDSADQIRWEELERLRDKCLCSVSLEVDCKLFIRIIDKDFYLVCMRGKKLQDMSNINTTFLLLGLMEMDKQNVLYFSICTIVYLFILAINGVITLVIVKERSLHEPMYILIASLILNEIFGSSSFFPKLILDLIISSKTISRINCLIQTLCVSLFALFEMSTFSLMACDRYLAICHPLHYVRLMTTEKVVKLITGSWVMTLVILLVALLLTEALPLCGDKINNIFCENMSLVVLSCTDSTTSRVFSITIFLIYLVFTVLVTIFSYLRIFVVCQRLSKESQQKAVHTLVTHLLNFSVFLIGLLFVVLRYRLGNVEISLTAHVLLSATPLVFPPLCNPLIYGIRTQALKIKVVQYLWKTLAGIVIVGGEGGDQ